A segment of the Dermacentor andersoni chromosome 5, qqDerAnde1_hic_scaffold, whole genome shotgun sequence genome:
GTCCTGCACGTTTCCATCCTCTGTGCTGCAAGCAAAATGAGCGCCAACTGAGTGGCCCAGCTGTCCACCTTGCTACAGATTATACGGGTTCATTGCCGCCGATATCACTCACTGAAATGTGCTAGTTTTCAGCTTTCTCAGATGGCGTTACAGCTCAAAGGGTGCAGGCCATCTGTTGTCTAGTGATTTTGACAGTGGCAAATTCTCATTTTACTGATTCGTGTCGGCGTGCTGCTTCGGCTGAATGCTTCACCAGGATCCTCTTGGAGCACCAGTTCACCGTGTTCTGCACCGTCATCGAGGACGGCGATGAAGTAGAGTGGACGGTGCTTCGCACGCGCCTCGAGCAGGTGAGCGATGGCGTCGAGCGCAGGAACATCATCCTCGCCCTCGGATGCACTAGGGACAGAAGCCGGCTCCATAGGTATGTATATAGGGcatggtctgtctgtctgtctgtctgtatgtctgtctgtctgtctgtctgtctgtctgtctgtctgtctgtctgtctgtctgtctgtctgtctgtctgtctgtctgtctgtcctgtcctgtcctgtcctgtcctgtcctgtcctgtcctgtcctgtcctgttctgttctgttctgttctgttctgttctgttctgttctgttctgttctgttctgttctgttctgttctgttctgttctgtcttgtcttgtcttgtcttgtcttgtcttgtcttgtcttgtcttgtcttgtcttgtcttgtcttgtctagtctagtctagtctagtctagtctagtctagtctagtctagtctagtcttgtcttgtcttgtcttgtcttgtcttgtcttgtcttgtcttgtcttgtcttgtcttgtcttgtcttgtcttgtccttCCCTGCGCTGCCCAGCCCTGCCCAGCCCTGCCTTGCCCTgtcttgccttgccttgccttttCTGGTGTGGTCTGGTCTGATGTGGTCCAGTCTGCTGTGGTCCAGTCTGGTGTGGCGCGGTTTGGTATAATTTTGTTGTATATGTGCTTCCAGCTGGCAAATGAATTTGTTTCCGTAAACGTGATTAATGTAATTCAAAATTTGTTAAGCAGCAGCCCCTCCAAGAAAGCATGTCTGTATTCACGTTTATTCTAACCAAGGGGGATAAAAACTAAACTTTGCCCTGAGTTGTTCGGTGTCACCACAGAAATCTCTTGACAACGTAGAACAGGAACTCGATTTATGGGCGTCACTTGCTGCTGGCTAACTAGGGCGAGATGACTGGTAAGGCCTTGGGTTAGGAGAAGAAACAAAATTAAGACACGTATCGTGTTTTTCTGACTCACTGTCCTTGTACTCACGCGCTGTTACTTTTATTACAGCCGCTAATCATGGTGTTTCCTACGTTGCCTTGAAGCATAGCGGAGACCTTTTAAGTCTCGCATAACATCGCATTGCCGTTAAGGAAAGAAAACATGGGTTGCACTGAGCTCTAAGTGCTTCTAAAGAAAACGAGCTTTCCTCGTGAAGGAGGAGAGCTAAATGAACCGTTATTGTATTAAGTGAGGCTCGAAGTCCTCTGAGCGTTCTTAGTCCAGAGGCCCTTAGAGCGGCGCGATGTGTTGGGCCCGCCGGATCAAAGCGATGCAACGTCCCCGGGCCCGTATCGGACAGTGCAACTTCCGATGACGAAAATCATTCAGCAATATTGGTTTCATGTAAAACAGTCACGCCAGTGCCACTCACTACATTATTACCAGAGGGCACGCAGAGAGAAGCTTAGTGGGAAGTCGGAAAGCTGTGGCTGTATGTGTTTCTATATGTTCTTTACTTTATATTTTTATGTGACCCTCTTTGTTCCTTGCAGATACTTCGAGGAGTTCTCGGCTCCCTCTATGAGGATGGTGCCCATTTTGTTCACAGAGGCAGCGAAACGCGGTACCTTTTGGAGGTTGCGGACTACCGAATACATCCTCGCCAACTGGGAAGAGCTGAAAACAACGTGAGTACGTTATTAATGCGCATTACTGGAAACTATAACCTTGCCACGTGTACTAGTACCCCTCTATCCACCGTCTAAGTTTACAAAAATATATTATCtggttttacgtaccaaagccatggtttgattacgaggcacgtcgtcATGGAGGCACCGAGTTAATTCTTCCCACCTGAGGAtctataacgtgcacccaatgctaAGCACaagggcgttttttgcatttcacccgcaTCGATATGCGGCTGcaacggccgggattcgatcccacaccCTCGGGTTTGTTAGCGCACCGtcaaagccactatgccaccgcGGCGGGCAGTCAAAGATGTGCTTACCCTGGAAGAAAAGTATCCGCCTTTTAACATCGGCGTTCTTAGAACGCTATACAAGTATATTAGGTCTAGCTCACACGATAGATTATCCCGCGCGAAAGAATGTCTCGGCCTGCGCGAGATAACAACCACCCTGCTCGCGGTAGGGCTTTTACAAGCTACCTACGAAAAAAGCACTGCTgaaactttattttttaaagaaaaggcgGTTATTTTTTTATGAAGGTCATTAGCATATGAACGCATCGCTCGGTCAACAACAGCTGTTCTGTGGTCTTTGCTAACACGATTATGCTTCGTTTATTCACACGTAAATCACGTTGCATATATGTTCAATTTACATGCAGGTATCCGCGCCACTTTCTAAGCATACTCACGGCCGTCTTCAAGTACGTTTCCAGCAATGAAGAGCTCTTAGAGGTACACAGTATTCAGCCAAAGTTGATTTTATTTCAGCCAGATTTCTCTGTTTCTTGTGCGGTTCACTTTGATCTCAGTAAGAGATATCGGGCAGATTTCTGGATTACATCCTCATACATCCGTTCGTCCgcttcgaaaaagcgaaataacCAAATACGTATATATCTTAGAGCTTaaccttgtaaaaaaaaaattcttgggttttacttgccgaaaccacgatcaGATCTAGGCAGGCCACAGAGAGGAACTCCATATACTTTTGTTCAActgagtttctttaacgtgcacacaatgcacggcaAATGAGCggacttttcttcttctttttttgcattccaccttcatctcaatgtggccaccgtggtcgGGATCAAACTTATGACTGCGTGTTCAGCAGCGTACTGTCATATCCACTGATCTACCATGGCAGGCTGCCCATGTATACGAAAAGCATAGGTGCGACAGTCatcaattctgaaaaaaaaaatttctggtcACTGTTACGTAAAACAAAAAATAACTTATTTCGCCGCAGATTTTGTAGGTGTATATCGCAAAACAATATTACTTTCCGGAGAGTTTCTAGCAAACCAacatggccttgatcagctgctTTCTATTCAGCAATTATAGTGGGTTCCCTAAATATACGTAGTGAATATCGCCTAAATAAAGCTTTTATCGCCGACTGCCATACATTTTATCACGTACGCTTTGGTGACTGATATGCTGATGGATAAATAAATTATTTTCGTGCTAGAAATCTTTTGCAAGTCTTCGCGAAAACACCCAATATAGCGTCCGTGAAACATCAAGGGGGAAAAAATGACGCCATGTAAACCACCACACACGTTCACTGTTTCAATTTCCgaaaaggggaagggggggggggggaggaagatgAGGGCCCATAATTTCTTTTGTATcgggcttttctcccttgtcATCGCGCGAAACTATGACGTCACATTCCTTCGAGTATAACACTAATTACACAGCAAAAGGCAACGCCTTGGGACCTACGTAGTCAGTGCACGACATTGTGCCGACGCAcactttttctgcttttcttaaCTTCAGGTAAACAAACTGCTGAGGCGGAACCACTGGTCTTTGCTACGGTACAATGCGGCTTTCGAGAGCATCGATCAGGCAGCCAAGAAGAACATACAGTGGGTGGCTTCTCACTACGCCGAAGTGGCCCACTGGCTCAAGCGCGACGTCGCCGAATTCATACTCGACGACCAAGTCTTGCATGGCAACGCTACGCTCAGCGATTTGGGCAACGACACCAAGAACGACGACGAGGCCGACAGTCTCGACATTGGAGCCAGTGAAGCTTTCGAAGCCTGCGGGATTCTCGACCACCAGGTTACCAATAGCGCCATCGCCAAAGAAAACAACTCCGACTTGGACTCTGACGTCGCGGGCCTCAGAGACACAGTGCTCAACCGTGGTCACAGCGACCGTGTTGGAGACTCTGCGGGCACTGCTACAAGGGTGAGAGATTTCAGTGACACGTTCCGCGCCAAACATAACACTGACAGTCACGCGGTCTCCGCCACTGCTGCCAGTACAGGAATGAGCGAGAGCCACAACCGAAGTATCGAAGCAAGCTATCTCGAAGCCGTCGACAGACACCAGCGCGTGGGGAATAACGCGGATGAAAGTGCTGTCGTCAAAGTGCCTCTAGTAACCGGAGAAAGTCCGCCAAAGGAGACTGACCCGTTTGAAGCGGCCTCGCGAAGCTATTCGAGCCAAAGCCAGGAAAGTAACGCCAAGAAGAGTGCGACGAGAGGCGCTGacaccacattcagttcgtctGTTTTCTCGCGAGTGAGTACGGCTGAAATGGCCGAGAGGAACGCAAACTTTGATGCTGCAATATTCAAGGATTCGGAGCAAAGCGCCCGACTCAGCCAATACGTTAAGGACGAAGACTATACAGACACTAGCGTAACCATAAATGATTTCGACTACATACTCATCACCAAACACTACCGAGACAGTCACAATGCTTTAAATGTAGCTAAACGTGCAGGGTCGAGCGAAAACCTTAATGCCAGCCGTGAAAATAAGAGGATGACAGAGAGGGCTGCAAGTTTTTTCACCGGCACGCATAGACACGAACGTGCTGTCAAGAATGGCAGTGCCGGAGTAGACGTCAAAATGGCTAAAGCAACCATCAACTACAACATTGATAAAGGCAAAAAAGGCAGGGCTTTAAGTCATTTTTCTACCATCCACAGAGGCAACACCGTCCTTGAAAACTTATTTGCCGAAGAAAATCGTGAACAGAATAGCAGAGTTTTAAAAACGTTGCATAGCGCTCCTTTCAATGACCAAAAAAGTAAGAACAAAGCGAACATTGAAAGGAATGGTGATGCTAAAAAGAGTCCATCTGTTTATCTGATGAATGCACCCAAAACTGAGGCTGAGGTAGCCTTAAACACAGATAGCAGATGTTTTAATTCGAATTCTGGCAGCTGCAAGAGAGAACGCCAACGCGCCAGCAATAACTCCCGCGTGAATGGTGGTGCCAAATCCTTCAAGGCTGAAGAATGGAATACCACGAAGACCAACGAAGACGGCAGAAACTCCACGTTTCTTCCTGTTTACTTTAATTCTTATGGCATAAACGTTGATGACAATGTAAATGAACTCAAAGATTATTCACATTTCACCACTAGTGCTGGTTTCTCTCCTAGTATTGTTTTGCTGGTTAGAGGCAACACCTCGGGGGTCGCCGTTGAGCACGTCAACAAAGTGGAAAACTGCACTGTAAGGACCACGCATAGGACCTCTGAAGACAGTACGAAAAAATTCGACGAAGCGTCCAGCAGTGCTTTGACTAACAAACGACGAATGGCTCCGAGTATGACCCCGTTTACCAACAGCCACGAGAAGATTCCAAGGGCCCCTAGCTCATTGACCGAGCGAATTACTGCAAGCACAAAAGAAAGTGGTGACGTGCGGTTTACTCCCAACAATGAGGCCAACAGCGGTATAAACATCAGGGACACTCACAACGACGTCAACGGACCTGCAAATGCAACGAAAGTTGCGGGCGCAGCCACGATCTCGATTATCAAAAAGATCACAGATGCCAAAAACGCTACCAAAGATTCCAGTTCCGCCATCGTGTCTTCGACCGATTTCACCAAACCGTCAAAATCTCCCTATGCAAGCCGTGTCACTGAAGATGTTGAAAAACATAGTGCCAAGAACATAGTGCCAAGATCATGAATGCGAGTGAAACCACTGGCATCACGAACTCTGCTGGGAAAACAAACGCCCCCGTAACCATATTCTCTAGCAGCGACAGTGCTGGGACCCTTCCTTCGGATTCCACAAGCACCCCTGGACAGCAAAGAAGCAATGTAGGCGACAGTGGTGACGTCCACAATGATTCCTACGATGATGGCAATGAAGACATTGACAGTGAGTACGCAATGAGAGAAGACAGCGCCCGGGACGACCATAAAAAATTGAGGAAATTGGCTGGCTAATAAACAACTTTACTCTAGTAAAGTGGGGGCAATTTCTGACTCCTCTAGGCGCATTCTATGCGCCTGAGATGTTCTGTTAGTATATTGGGGGCTCTTAGCTTATTATAAGCTACTACAACTACTTCAACCTAAACGTGTCGGCCTGTGCACAAGTCACTCAAAACTGAAAAGAGAGAGTTCCTTGTGCACTATATATGAAATTAACAATACGCTATAGCGGAAGGATAATACAAAAATAAGGTAAGGGTATTAACTATGTTCGGCTTGCATTGTTACCTTTCATCTTTCCTTTAACCATACATTACAGCGAAATAACAAACATGTGTTAAGTATATTTACCGCTATTTTAGGACGTATTTTGGGAATGTTTTTAATTAAATGCGTGTTTTGTTTTACATCGGTATTCAGTGTTACTTTGTGGCTCCGTGTCTTAATGGAGCGTACGCCGACACGCTAATTGACCCGCTACGATCGTCGGAGCAAGCAGATGATCGTAGCAGCTACAGAAGGGCGAAGAAGTATCTGCAGGCACCGGAATAACAGGGCCGCTGAAAGGAAAGTCAACACGCCCGCGCCAGACCCGTGATCGAACACTGTGTCTAGTTCCTATCTTCCAGGTTATGGTGGCTACGTTCAATACTGTCATGCACCATTTTGAGCTTCGGATAACTGCaacgaatgaaaaaagaaatctgtATTGCCACGTTGCTTTTACCATGGAAGAAGGATGCATTTTTACCTATCACATAATATGCAGCTGCCTTTTTCCAGTTACGAACTTCAATTTTAGATGATCAAGTGCCAACTGTAGTAGTACGCAGACGTTCAAGTCCTCTTAACTGTAGTGCCCAAAGCCTATTGATCATGATGTCCCGACCAAATTTTGGAAGAGTCTTCTTTTTCATCGCAACTGTAATGAGCCCATATCTGCTTTATTCCCCCGTGTATAATTCATATTAACTAGGTGCAATGCGCAGAAATTGCGGGCACTTTCTAAGAGAGCATGAACTGCATTCAGCAGCCAAACTGACTTTTGTGACGCCTATACAGCTTACGCTATTGAAGTGTGACTGTGTGTCATTTTGTCGGCTACCTGTTCATTTGCACCGAGTAGCAGAGGCTCGTCGTAGCCTGGTCGGAGTAATTTCTTAATAAAGATAATCCTATAACCTTGCAAAaaaggaagctttctttctgacatATCTTAGAACACAATAGGGCATAAAGTGAACAAATTAAATGGTTTGACGTAGTTTCGCTTGCAACCGAAATAAGcggacaaaaaagaagaaaaattcaccgacgattacgatgctccctgaTGCGAAATCTCAGCGCAGTTCTatacgttttcatttcgcgacataagAGCTGTCGCGGACattctgtcttgtgcggcacgttacaaacggagtgaagtgtggcgcgccTGCCTCGTAATCAggagatcgcaagaggcagcacgtgggtgacgcgtggacgcgattcacagcagccgccgcagacacaTTTGCTCACGTAGCGCTTTGTTTCTGTATATGCCATCGGTGAGcacacgacggcgcgctactctggcatcATCTCGTCGCGGTCGTCagcgcagagcccgtcttgcacggcactacgtTTTCTTCTCACTCTATCGCCagaccctcctcctccgctttactactcgcgctctcttcactatcgccgtctttcatatGCCGCTGCGCTGCGCTCAGcgtccgctctttcatccttcaacgtgctcgttcgctcggttagactaacgccgacgctcaacgcatgaacgggcgccaaagagctgtgctctaaataaCCGACTCCTTCGCCACAAGCGCCACCTTTACTCCCACACGACCTGCAGCTGGCGCTTAAGCTTTCAGACTTTTGCTCTCTCCCTCATCTTCAGCCAGAAATTTGCTGATCTGTTTGTACTGCGACGCCATCC
Coding sequences within it:
- the LOC126531293 gene encoding uncharacterized protein gives rise to the protein MRMVPILFTEAAKRGTFWRLRTTEYILANWEELKTTYPRHFLSILTAVFKYVSSNEELLEVNKLLRRNHWSLLRYNAAFESIDQAAKKNIQWVASHYAEVAHWLKRDVAEFILDDQVLHGNATLSDLGNDTKNDDEADSLDIGASEAFEACGILDHQVTNSAIAKENNSDLDSDVAGLRDTVLNRGHSDRVGDSAGTATRVRDFSDTFRAKHNTDSHAVSATAASTGMSESHNRSIEASYLEAVDRHQRVGNNADESAVVKVPLVTGESPPKETDPFEAASRSYSSQSQESNAKKSATRGADTTFSSSVFSRVSTAEMAERNANFDAAIFKDSEQSARLSQYVKDEDYTDTSVTINDFDYILITKHYRDSHNALNVAKRAGSSENLNASRENKRMTERAASFFTGTHRHERAVKNGSAGVDVKMAKATINYNIDKGKKGRALSHFSTIHRGNTVLENLFAEENREQNSRVLKTLHSAPFNDQKSKNKANIERNGDAKKSPSVYLMNAPKTEAEVALNTDSRCFNSNSGSCKRERQRASNNSRVNGGAKSFKAEEWNTTKTNEDGRNSTFLPVYFNSYGINVDDNVNELKDYSHFTTSAGFSPSIVLLVRGNTSGVAVEHVNKVENCTVRTTHRTSEDSTKKFDEASSSALTNKRRMAPSMTPFTNSHEKIPRAPSSLTERITASTKESGDVRFTPNNEANSGINIRDTHNDVNGPANATKVAGAATISIIKKITDAKNATKDSSSAIVSSTDFTKPSKSPYASRVTEDVEKHSAKNIVPRS